In one window of Candidatus Scalindua sp. DNA:
- a CDS encoding LTA synthase family protein: MIYTSIFYLSFILAEISGIYFFRYFDFRFNYLVIDHWKDFQLVETIFEIYPVPLVSGIIVCLFAGVFIMQKHLSPLCYLPATKDNLEFPQSGWRDRCVLFCVFLLCGLLQRGNLDHRPLNPTAAAITKNRVANEITNSGVFRVAYEALQRTSIKYIPVKSVISPIDNDKAFEIVRHNFAKKGRLTNDSSNPLVTHVYTGHPRKNLNIVLIVMESLTAKLIGSLGGRPAASPEFDRLAEEGVLLQNCYATGERTIQGLEAIICSFPPLPGVGIVRRPQAQNGFTTLASVLKERDYRTMFLYGGQGIFDHKIGFFLGNGYDTFLEEKDFKDPIYKSPWGASDEDLYLRADQLCTTLFEKERPFLCTILTSSLHSPWVYPEGRIKPFPKDVYQPPGFVYEEINNFKYADYALGQYFRTVRDSNYFNDTIFVIVGDHGVHLRGQELIPVDEYRVGALFYAPHILKPEQIDRPTSQLDIVPTILGLLGGSYRSTFFGKNLFNPDEEAEYAIMVYDKKRYGIISGPRLTILGETGDNYAYKRGPANRGWVETPCSEEHGSLALFTTAILQTAEKLLEEKKYHTQIDRLVLF; this comes from the coding sequence ATGATATATACCTCAATTTTCTATCTCTCTTTTATCTTGGCCGAAATAAGCGGTATCTATTTTTTCCGATATTTCGATTTCCGGTTTAATTACTTGGTTATTGATCACTGGAAGGATTTTCAACTGGTCGAAACTATTTTTGAGATATATCCTGTACCGCTCGTATCTGGCATTATCGTGTGTCTCTTTGCCGGAGTATTCATTATGCAGAAACACTTATCGCCTCTCTGTTATCTCCCTGCCACCAAAGATAACCTTGAATTTCCGCAGTCAGGTTGGCGTGATCGTTGCGTTTTATTTTGTGTTTTTCTTCTCTGCGGCCTTCTCCAGAGAGGGAACTTAGATCATAGACCACTCAATCCCACAGCTGCGGCAATTACAAAAAACCGTGTGGCCAACGAAATTACGAATTCCGGTGTATTCAGAGTTGCGTATGAAGCTCTCCAACGAACATCAATCAAATATATACCGGTAAAATCGGTAATTTCTCCCATAGATAATGATAAAGCTTTTGAGATTGTGCGGCACAATTTTGCCAAAAAAGGTCGCCTGACGAATGACTCTTCCAATCCACTGGTTACTCATGTGTATACGGGGCATCCTCGCAAGAATTTGAATATTGTATTAATTGTAATGGAAAGTTTGACAGCTAAACTTATTGGATCATTGGGCGGTAGACCTGCTGCATCGCCAGAATTTGATCGCTTAGCTGAAGAAGGCGTTTTGCTTCAAAACTGTTATGCTACAGGAGAAAGAACAATTCAAGGACTTGAAGCGATAATCTGTTCCTTTCCACCATTACCGGGAGTAGGCATTGTCAGGCGGCCGCAGGCCCAGAATGGATTCACTACACTTGCTTCAGTTTTGAAGGAACGTGATTATAGGACGATGTTTCTCTACGGAGGGCAGGGAATTTTTGATCATAAGATCGGATTTTTTCTGGGGAACGGATATGATACGTTTCTGGAAGAAAAAGATTTTAAAGATCCAATTTATAAATCTCCTTGGGGCGCTTCGGACGAAGATCTGTATCTGAGAGCAGACCAACTATGTACTACACTTTTTGAGAAGGAACGGCCGTTTCTCTGTACAATATTGACAAGCTCTTTACATTCACCTTGGGTCTACCCGGAGGGAAGAATCAAACCGTTTCCAAAAGATGTGTATCAGCCTCCCGGATTTGTGTATGAGGAAATCAACAATTTTAAATATGCTGATTACGCGCTTGGACAATATTTTCGCACGGTGCGCGATTCAAACTATTTTAATGATACGATATTTGTTATCGTCGGAGATCACGGAGTTCATCTGAGGGGTCAGGAATTGATTCCTGTCGATGAATATCGTGTTGGAGCGCTCTTTTACGCACCACATATTCTGAAACCGGAACAAATTGATCGACCTACTTCTCAGCTCGATATTGTTCCCACAATTCTTGGCCTGCTCGGAGGATCATACCGTAGCACATTTTTTGGGAAAAATTTGTTTAACCCTGATGAAGAGGCGGAATACGCCATTATGGTGTATGATAAAAAACGGTATGGTATCATATCCGGTCCTCGTCTCACTATTCTTGGTGAGACGGGAGATAATTACGCGTATAAACGGGGACCAGCAAATAGAGGATGGGTAGAAACTCCCTGCTCAGAAGAACATGGAAGTTTGGCTCTGTTTACTACAGCAATTCTTCAGACAGCGGAAAAACTGCTTGAGGAAAAAAAATATCACACGCAGATTGACAGATTGGTTTTGTTCTAA
- the murQ gene encoding N-acetylmuramic acid 6-phosphate etherase, which yields MKDRSRLITEKRNHNTLQIDQKSTSEIVDIINREDSNVIDAVRREHDTITRAVDLIVESFNKGGRLFYVGAGTSGRLGVLDAAECPPTFGTDPGLVQGIIAGGEQALTRSIEGAEDSYGEGEKVLRDNGITSLDTVVGIATGGTTPFVHGALVMARRLGASTIFLSCNPGTTPAEAVDVIIRPVTGPEVITGSTRMKAGTATKLVLNTLTTAAMITRGKVYENFMVDLQIKNEKLRDRAERIIMAVTDLNRDKACVLLKRAQDNVKTAIVMQKLRIEYEDAKKRLEECGGFVRKALELC from the coding sequence ATGAAAGATCGTTCAAGACTTATCACTGAGAAAAGGAACCACAACACTCTTCAGATTGACCAGAAATCAACATCTGAAATTGTAGACATCATCAATAGAGAGGATTCAAACGTAATCGATGCCGTTCGCAGAGAGCATGACACTATTACAAGGGCGGTTGATTTGATTGTTGAATCCTTTAACAAGGGTGGACGGTTATTTTATGTGGGGGCTGGTACAAGCGGAAGATTAGGGGTACTTGATGCCGCTGAATGCCCCCCTACCTTCGGGACAGACCCAGGGCTGGTACAGGGAATAATTGCGGGAGGTGAGCAAGCTCTTACGCGATCAATAGAGGGTGCAGAAGATAGCTATGGGGAAGGAGAAAAGGTACTCAGGGATAATGGAATTACCTCTCTCGATACAGTTGTCGGTATTGCCACAGGAGGAACGACGCCATTTGTCCACGGTGCATTAGTCATGGCCAGGAGACTCGGTGCGTCAACTATCTTCCTCAGCTGTAATCCAGGTACGACCCCTGCTGAAGCTGTTGACGTTATCATCAGGCCGGTAACAGGCCCCGAGGTAATTACCGGTTCGACACGCATGAAGGCGGGTACTGCAACAAAGCTTGTCCTCAATACACTCACTACAGCGGCAATGATCACGAGGGGGAAAGTGTATGAAAACTTTATGGTTGATTTGCAGATCAAGAATGAAAAACTGAGAGACCGCGCCGAGCGTATAATAATGGCTGTTACGGATCTCAATAGAGACAAAGCCTGTGTGCTCTTAAAGAGGGCGCAGGATAATGTGAAAACCGCCATTGTTATGCAGAAACTGCGGATTGAATATGAGGATGCGAAAAAGAGATTGGAGGAGTGTGGTGGTTTTGTACGAAAAGCGCTGGAATTGTGTTAG
- the pyrE gene encoding orotate phosphoribosyltransferase, with the protein MDENIARLLLEKKAVALDAREPFTFVSGMRSPIYCDNRQMIAYPLERSQIVDAFLNELKIFEFDIVAGTSTAGIPWASWISERLFKPMAYIRGSKKSHGGCHQIEGANVEKKRVVIIEDLISTGGSSFAAVEAVREAGGECIGVVAIFTYGFEKAAKMFKDGNCELVTITSFSTLVNFAKENGVLRDQELAVVIDWNRDPQGWGKKHGFSPAD; encoded by the coding sequence ATGGATGAAAATATTGCAAGACTATTACTAGAAAAAAAGGCTGTAGCCTTAGATGCCAGGGAGCCATTTACCTTCGTATCAGGAATGAGAAGTCCGATATATTGTGACAACAGGCAAATGATTGCCTATCCACTGGAGAGATCTCAAATTGTTGATGCCTTTCTTAACGAGTTAAAAATATTTGAGTTTGATATTGTTGCGGGTACTTCAACGGCCGGGATTCCCTGGGCATCCTGGATAAGTGAACGATTGTTTAAACCAATGGCTTATATCAGAGGTTCAAAAAAGTCTCATGGAGGGTGTCATCAGATTGAAGGTGCGAACGTTGAGAAGAAGAGAGTCGTCATAATAGAAGACCTTATCAGTACGGGAGGGAGCAGTTTTGCTGCTGTTGAAGCGGTAAGAGAAGCAGGGGGTGAATGTATCGGTGTCGTGGCAATATTTACCTATGGTTTTGAAAAGGCAGCAAAGATGTTTAAGGATGGGAATTGTGAACTGGTTACAATTACGAGCTTTTCTACCCTGGTAAATTTTGCAAAAGAAAACGGGGTGTTGCGTGACCAGGAATTAGCAGTTGTTATAGATTGGAACAGAGATCCGCAGGGTTGGGGAAAAAAACATGGTTTTTCCCCTGCAGATTAA
- a CDS encoding thiolase domain-containing protein, translated as MCFELLPYVPNRNGRGGGGNMYVLGVGRTKFGVLTETMPELAYQAMYNAINDSPISIEDIEAVYVSNFLGGPYEKQLHLNSVVSSLLPELRLPIIRVETACASGSSALYQAIIALSRFDNILIVGVEKMTNATTQESTQNLGMAGDRSADQMQGLIFPAHYALVAQQHMHKYGTTHEDLELVAFKNHNNSRLNPLAHFNHKDVSREMIKNAQLIASPLNLFDCSPISDGAAAVVISKNQKSDRDVKIIGSSLFTDHISLSHRKVHTSLEAARLASKQAYEQAEITPKDLDIVEVHDCFTINELVAMEDLGICKPGESKDWVRKEKTTLKGEIPINTDGGLKADGHPIGATGLAQVFEVTTQLRGEAGSRQVEDAKIGLTHNIGGVGGTAVIHIFERRG; from the coding sequence ATGTGTTTTGAATTACTACCATACGTACCAAACAGAAATGGAAGGGGGGGGGGGGGAAATATGTATGTTCTTGGAGTTGGCAGGACAAAGTTTGGAGTGCTTACAGAAACCATGCCGGAATTGGCCTATCAGGCAATGTATAATGCCATTAACGATAGCCCGATTTCTATTGAAGATATCGAGGCTGTTTATGTGAGCAATTTTCTGGGCGGGCCTTATGAAAAACAGTTGCATCTTAACTCAGTTGTTTCCAGCTTACTCCCAGAGTTACGGCTTCCAATTATCCGGGTTGAGACAGCCTGTGCCTCTGGCAGCAGCGCACTGTATCAGGCCATAATCGCTTTGTCAAGGTTCGACAATATTCTGATTGTCGGTGTTGAAAAGATGACGAATGCAACAACTCAAGAGAGTACTCAAAACCTTGGAATGGCTGGCGACAGATCTGCTGATCAGATGCAAGGCTTGATCTTTCCGGCACATTACGCCCTGGTTGCACAGCAGCATATGCACAAATATGGCACAACCCATGAAGATCTTGAATTGGTAGCATTTAAAAATCATAACAATTCCCGATTAAACCCCCTGGCACATTTTAACCATAAGGACGTTTCCCGTGAAATGATAAAGAACGCTCAATTAATAGCCTCACCCTTGAATCTCTTCGACTGTTCTCCTATTTCTGATGGTGCTGCAGCAGTAGTAATATCAAAAAATCAGAAGAGTGATCGTGATGTGAAGATAATCGGATCAAGTTTGTTTACCGACCATATTTCCCTGTCTCATCGAAAAGTACACACATCTCTCGAGGCTGCCAGGCTTGCCAGCAAACAGGCATACGAACAGGCTGAGATTACTCCAAAGGATCTTGATATTGTAGAGGTCCATGACTGTTTTACCATTAACGAATTGGTGGCAATGGAAGACCTTGGCATATGCAAGCCGGGTGAAAGTAAAGATTGGGTCAGGAAAGAAAAAACCACCTTAAAGGGAGAGATCCCCATAAACACCGATGGGGGGCTCAAGGCAGATGGACATCCTATCGGGGCAACCGGACTTGCCCAGGTATTTGAAGTGACAACCCAGTTACGTGGAGAGGCTGGCAGCCGACAGGTAGAGGATGCGAAGATCGGACTCACACACAATATTGGAGGTGTAGGAGGAACGGCCGTAATACATATCTTTGAAAGGAGGGGGTAG